One stretch of Epinephelus lanceolatus isolate andai-2023 chromosome 15, ASM4190304v1, whole genome shotgun sequence DNA includes these proteins:
- the hhipl1 gene encoding HHIP-like protein 1: MQRCYGTVPARLWVSPIGVLYVLALCVAPVMLHPQCLDFKPPFRPLRELEFCVMYKEFGCCDYEKDQELMTKYYQIMDNFDYHGYANCAGFVLDLLCQECSPYAAHLFDAEVPTTPLRTIPGLCPDYCSQFWKKCGSTIPYLSDDPHIDKIKHDQTLLCQYLQLDDEDYCYPHLLSNQKLTQNLGRVQSDSDGCLQLCLKEVANGLRNPLAMVHANDGTHRFFVAEQVGLVWTYLPDGSKLERPFLNISKAVLTSSWEGDERGFLGLTFHPTYKFNRKLYVYYSVEVGFDERIRISEFHVSAHDMNVVDHTSERVILEIDEPASNHNGGQLLFADDGYLYIFTGDGGMAGDPFGKYGNAQNKSALLGKVLRIDVDDNERGPLYRIPPDNPFIHEQGARPEVYAYGVRNMWRCSVDRGDPGNKEGKGRIFCGDVGQNKFEEIDIIEKGRNYGWRAKEGFSCYDKKLCANSSLDDVLPIYAYPHKMGKSVTGGYVYRGCEYPNLNGMYIFGDFMSGRLMSLQEDRNTRQWKYNEICMGLGLTCAFPGLINNYHQYIISFAEDEAGELYFMSTGIPSATSPSGVIYKVVDPSRRASPRQCHYDPLPVRVKSNLIQFVPQETLIGVEIPNKIEPEPQPTESYDWLQELIDLLGVPDPTTPLPTTTTTKSPRHSRRKGRRRKGKARAGSTPQLQNGAVRLVGDDQGRSDRGRVEIYFNGAWGTVCDDLWTTKNAAVVCRQLGFKYALKAAKNSEFGEGRDLEILLDDVQCEGIESTLLDCQHAGVGINNCAHYEDAGVICGNSDYVIEV; this comes from the exons ATGCAGCGGTGTTATGGCACAGTCCCGGCTCGGCTTTGGGTCTCGCCGATCGGCGTTTTATATGTTTTGGCATTATGTGTCGCACCTGTAATGTTACACCCGCAGTGTTTGGACTTTAAGCCGCCCTTCCGACCACTGAGAGAGCTGGAGTTTTGCGTTATGTACAAGGAGTTTGGCTGCTGTGATTATGAGAAAGACCAGGAGCTGATGACAAAGTATTACCAGATTATGGATAACTTTGATTATCATGGATATGCCAACTGTGCTGGGTTCGTCCTTGATCTGCTCTGCCAG GAATGTTCTCCATATGCAGCTCACCTCTTCGATGCTGAGGTCCCAACCACCCCGCTCAGGACCATCCCTGGCCTCTGTCCTGACTACTGCTCCCAGTTCTGGAAGAAGTGCGGCTCCACCATCCCTTACCTGTCTGACGACCCACACATAGACAAAATTAAACATGACCAGACACTCCTCTGCCAGTACCTGCAGCTGGACGACGAGGACTACTGCTATCCACACCTCCTCAGCAACCAGAAGCTCACCCAGAATCTGGGCCGAGTTCAGTCAGACTCAGACGGCTGTCTGCAGTTGTGTCTGAAAGAAGTTGCGAATGGGCTGCGGAACCCGCTAGCTATGGTGCACGCCAATGATGGCACACATCGGTTCTTTGTAGCAGAACAGGTGGGCTTGGTGTGGACATACCTTCCTGATGGGTCCAAACTGGAGAGACCATTTTTGAACATTTCCAAGGCGGTGTTAACATCATCATGGGAAGGTGATGAGAGAGGCTTTCTGGGACTCACCTTTCACCCCACGTATAAGTTCAATAGGAAGCTGTATGTGTATTACTCAGTGGAGGTGGGTTTTGATGAGAGGATCAGGATCAGTGAGTTCCATGTGTCAGCCCACGACATGAATGTGGTGGATCATACCTCTGAGCG GGTTATTCTGGAGATTGATGAACCAGCatccaatcacaatggagggcaACTTCTATTTGCAGATGATGGCTACTTGTACATTTTCACAGGAGATGGTGGAATGGCAGGAGACCCATTTGGGAAATATGGGAATGCCCAGAACAA GTCAGCTCTATTGGGTAAAGTTCTCCGTATTGATGTGGATGACAATGAGAGAGGCCCATTGTACAGAATTCCTCCAGATAACCCCTTCATACACGAACAGGGGGCACGACCTGAGGTCTATGCTTACGGTGTCCGTAACATGTGGAGGTGTTCTGTGGACCGTGGCGACCCTGGCAACAAAGAAGGCAAAGGCCGTATATTCTGCGGGGATGTGGGCCAAAACAAGTTTGAAGAAATCGACATCATCGAGAAGGGTCGAAACTACGGCTGGAGAGCCAAAGAGGGCTTTTCCTGCTACGATAAGAAGCTCTGTGCCAACAGCTCATTAG ATGATGTCCTCCCTATTTACGCCTACCCTCACAAGATGGGCAAGTCAGTGACTGGTGGCTATGTGTACAGAGGCTGTGAATACCCCAATCTGAATGGCATGTACATATTTGGAGACTTCATGAGTGG GCGTTTGATGAGCCTGCAGGAGGACAGAAATACAAGGCAGTGGAAATACAACGAGATCTGTATGGGGTTGGGCCTGACCTGTGCCTTCCCTGGACTCATCAACAACTACCACCAGTACATCATCTCCTTTGCAGAGGATGAAGCTG GCGAGCTGTACTTCATGTCGACTGGAATACCGAGCGCTACGTCACCTTCAGGAGTCATTTATAAGGTGGTGGACCCCTCAAG ACGTGCTTCACCGAGACAGTGTCACTATGACCCTCTTCCTGTCAGAGTGAAAAGTAACCTCATCCAGTTTGTTCCCCAGGAGA CATTAATCGGAGTTGAGATACCAAACAAAATCGAGCCTGAGCCACAACCCACAGAGTCCTACGACTGGCTCCAGGAGCTTATTGACCTTCTTGGAGTACCAGACCCAACCACTCCTTTGCCAACCACAACTACCACTAAATCACCCAGACATTCAAGGCGGAAAGGCAGACGCAGGAAAGGCAAAGCCAGAGCGGGGAGTACACCCCAGCTCCAGAACGGAGCAGTGAGGCTGGTTGGGGATGACCAAGGCCGCAGCGACCGTGGACGGGTGGAGATCTACTTTAACGGGGCATGGGGCACCGTGTGTGATGACCTGTGGACCACCAAGaatgctgcagtggtttgtcgGCAGTTGGGCTTCAAGTACGCTCTGAAGGCAGCCAAGAACTCAGAGTTCGGGGAGGGGAGAGATCTGGAGATTCTTCTGGATGATGTTCAGTGTGAAGGGATCGAGTCCACCCTGCTGGATTGCCAACACGCTGGTGTGGGGATAAATAACTGCGCCCATTATGAAGATGCTGGGGTGATCTGTGGCAACTCGGACTATGTTATAGAAGTCTAA